Below is a window of Chryseobacterium arthrosphaerae DNA.
AGCCGGAGCCAGCCATGACAACTCATCCTTATAAGGAAATGTGGTATCCTTTGAGTGATAATGTGCCTGATAAAAGCGGTTAAAAATGAATTGTATGGCTAACATTTTCTTTAAACTATTATACATATTCTGCGGATCTGCCATTGTCTGTTTCATCTGGTCAATATGAGATGCAGCATAGGGCCCTGTATGGTAATTTTTCAGTTTTTCAATTTCACGGATAATTTCTGTAATCTCTTTATGAGATTCTGCCGCTACAAAGTTTCCCGAATGATCTGTGATCAGGGTTACCGGATAAATTATTTTCACAAAATCAGCGGCAAGGCTACTGATTTTCTGCCCGGGTTCTTCACCGTCTTTTTTAAAACCACCCATTGAAAACTGCACATAATACCTTCCTTCCTCTTCTTTTACATAGGTGAAATGCAATTCATAGGCATATTCGGATTTTTGCACTCCGTCATCACTTTCAGTCTGTCTTACAGCATAATCGCCGTTGACCAGGCTGATATCAAATGGGATACTCCCCTCAGGAAGAAGATAACGCAGGCTTTCACCGTTCTCCCTTATCGTCCTGTTGATGGCCTGTATTTCATCTGATGACGGAATACAAAGCTTTTGCAGGAGTCTTAATGTTCCATCTCCGGGAATAAGATCCAACGGGCTACAGCGCACATTGTGGTATTCCCGGAGGTATTCATAATTTTCAAGGTTCAGATCCCAGGATATGCTTTCCAGTGTTTCTCCCTGTTTTACAAAATAGAGGTTCACAGCAGAATCACTTTCCTGAACGGAGTTTCCCCGATTCGAAATATTCTTTTTCATAATGTATTTTGTGTTTTTTAATTCTAAAAGGTTTTTAAAATTAAAAATCCGGCCGCTACATTATTTTGTAATCATTTGCATTTTTATTGCAATTATTTTCATACAATACAACAGCTATATGTACAATAGAAAATCAAACGCAGGAGTCGTAAAACCGTATAAAAATATAAACCGGAATGTTGAATAAAACAGATAATGTAAACAATAAAGGGAGTTAGCACAATGCTTCGATATATGATTAAATCTAAAAAATAATATTCTCAATAATACTCCGGCCAATGAAACGATACTGGCATGTAATGCATTAAAAAGAGACCGCTCATTTTTGAGTGGTCTCTTATGGGTTTGCCACGAATACACAGATTTTTTAGATGTGCACCTATGGCCTGAAAAAGAAGTATGGCATAAAAAGAAACTTAACTGATAACAGCTGCTTTTTATTGAAATCTATAAGATTTGTTTTAATTTTATTATTTATCCAAATATAGTGATTTATTTTACATAATATCTATTCACATCAATAAATTCCAAAAATTTAATATATTAAATATCAATAGTAAAAGGCTGCCATAAGACAGCCTTTTCTGTATAAAGTCCAATTAAATTAAATCTTTATTTATAATCCTTTGAACTTCTTCTCGGTTCTTTGGCTTCAGGCCATTTTACGGTTTCTCCTTTTTCATCCTGTGGCATTACCCTTTTCTCCCTGTCAGAGAATTCCGGATCTTCAGAGGCCATATAGGCTAATGCTGCGGTGAGAACCACATTATTTTTTACCTCATCAAAAACGATCTTGTCATAGGTATCTTTGGTGGTATGCCAGGTATATCCGAAATACCCCCAGTTCAGGGATCCCAGAGAAATTCCCGGTACTCCGGCAGCTACAAATGAAGCATGGTCAGAACCACCTCCACCGGGCATTCCCGGAAAATCCGTTTTGATATGGCTTCTTACCGACTTCGGAACACCTTCAAGCCATCTTCCTACATAGTCATAGGCTTTTACAAACCCCTGGCCGCTGATATTGACCACACGACCGGTTCCGTTATCCTGGTTGAAAGCAGCCTGTACTCCTTTGATGATCTGGGGATTATCTGCCACAAAGCCTCTGGAACCGTTCAGCCCCTGCTCTTCGCTTCCCCAAAGTCCGATTACGATGGTTCTTTTGTTGTTCGGATAATACTTTTTAAGGATTCTCATGGTTTCCAGCATGGTAAGGGTACCCGTTCCGTTGTCTGTAGCGCCCTGAGCTCCGTCCCATGAATCAAGGTGGGCAGAAAGAATTACATATTCATCCGGTTTTTCCTTCCCTTTGATCATCCCGATGGTATTGAAGCTTTTCGCTTCAGGAAGTATTTTAGACTGGGCATCGATCTTAATTTTAGGCTGTGCTCCTTTCTCTGCCATTCTGTAAAGCATTCCATAGTCTTCCACATCAATATCGACCATCGGAATCTTTGATGTTTTTGCTCCGAATATTCTGTTGGCTCCCATAATTCCGGTCCAGTTTGAAATGGCAATTCCCACTGCACCTGCTTTTTCCAATGCTTCAGGAAGCGTATTGTTGTCATAGCCGATATTTTTCACATACGCCGTGAAATCCTTTGCAGCCTGCTCTTTTTCTGCTTTCAGCTTTTCATACAGCTCAGGTGTTGCAAATTCTTTGATCTGCTCATCAGAACGTCCTATTTTCTGATATTGTGCCATCAGTACGATCTTTCCTTTTGCAGAAGGAAGCCAGCTGTCGAATTCTGCTTTGGAAGATACTTTAGGAAGGATGATCACTTCAGCTTCAATGGCTTTTTTAGTAGCCGGGCTCCATGCCAGCTGGGTAGCGGATAGTGACTTTACCCGTGGATAGGTCATGTCTACATGCGTCGTTCCTCTCTGCCACCCTTTCCACGTTCCGAACTGCTGAAGATTGGCCTCTATTCCCCATGAACGAAGCTTTCCGGCACTCCATTCGTTGGCGGCAAGCATTTCCGGTGTTCCCACAAGGCGTGGCCCGATACCATCCAACAGTTCATACGCCATATTTTCCAGCTGTGAATTGTTATTTACCTCATCTACAAAACTTTTTACGATAGGGTTAAGCCTCTCTTTCGGGTCTACTTTTACCTGAGCCCATGAAAACTGGGCAGCCAGCATTACTGCGGGCACTGCAAAAAATCTATTTATCCTCATAATATATATTGATTGGTTTAAAGATAAAGGAAATTAAGGAGATGATGAAGGAATGAATACAAAAAAGTTCCTGTTCAACGATATTGTGAATGTTTTTGCTGTTTATGGAGTGAATTCATATTTTTTCAACTGCTGATGTACGGATTCTTTTTTCGTCCATGGATTAGTGGATAGAACATCTCGCAGATGGCGCAGATTTTTATAAAGAACTCTGCTATATCTATTACAGGATTTCTTCAATATTTTGAATGTTTTGATTCTCCAATTCTTTTTTAATTCGATCAATAATAGCTCGTGGATTGCGCAGATTTTCCAATCAGATCTGCGTTATCTGCACAATCTGCGAGAGCTTAAAATTAAATTGAATATTGAAGACGTAAAGAGCATAAAAAACTATGTCCCTATGCTGTTAAAAGATAAACCCCATAGAGACATAGAATATACTGATTCCTGGTAAACTGATGCATCATTACAAGTGAATTACTTCCCGTTCACAAAAGCCTTTTCCTCTTCTGAAAGCAATGTAGTATTCACTTTATTTTCTTTCACCGTATCATTATTCCAGATGCTGATCTTAAAGTCTACTTTCGGATCCAGTCCCTTTTTATCAGACGGGGTAAAGGTGTTGTAGACCATCTCACGGCTGAACTTTCTCACATGGGTTTCATCGTTATAATAAGAGGTAAACTTATCTCCCTCAAGCCTGGTCATGGCAGGAATATAAGAACCGTTTTTCTTATAGAAATCA
It encodes the following:
- a CDS encoding M20/M25/M40 family metallo-hydrolase → MRINRFFAVPAVMLAAQFSWAQVKVDPKERLNPIVKSFVDEVNNNSQLENMAYELLDGIGPRLVGTPEMLAANEWSAGKLRSWGIEANLQQFGTWKGWQRGTTHVDMTYPRVKSLSATQLAWSPATKKAIEAEVIILPKVSSKAEFDSWLPSAKGKIVLMAQYQKIGRSDEQIKEFATPELYEKLKAEKEQAAKDFTAYVKNIGYDNNTLPEALEKAGAVGIAISNWTGIMGANRIFGAKTSKIPMVDIDVEDYGMLYRMAEKGAQPKIKIDAQSKILPEAKSFNTIGMIKGKEKPDEYVILSAHLDSWDGAQGATDNGTGTLTMLETMRILKKYYPNNKRTIVIGLWGSEEQGLNGSRGFVADNPQIIKGVQAAFNQDNGTGRVVNISGQGFVKAYDYVGRWLEGVPKSVRSHIKTDFPGMPGGGGSDHASFVAAGVPGISLGSLNWGYFGYTWHTTKDTYDKIVFDEVKNNVVLTAALAYMASEDPEFSDREKRVMPQDEKGETVKWPEAKEPRRSSKDYK